GTCCCAGCGCAGGTACATTCGGAAGTAGCGGCGACATACCCCTGGGCTCCACCGATTTCCGTTTGACTGTCATCGACATCGATAATGATGGCGACCTAGATCTACTTAAGCCTGGCAGTAGTGACGGGATTGGTGGGCTATCCGTGCGCCGGAACAATGGCGACGGCACGTTTAGCGCCCCCCAGCAGATCCCCATAAGTGACGCCTTCGCCACTATCGTGTTCGGCGACCTAGATAGCGACGGCGACCTGGATTTTGTGGCCGGGAGCACTCCCTATTTGAATAACGGTGCGGGTACGTTTAGTGCCGGCAGCGACTTCGGAGCGCCGAGCTTCGCCGATCCTAGCCTCTACGACATGGACGGCGATGGCGACCTGGATCTGCTCTCCACCGGGGGCAACGGCATCTTCGTGCGCCTGAATGATGGCACCGGCACCTTCAACAGCACGACCACATTCAACACCACCGTGCGCCGCATCACTGGCTACACGGCCGGCGATATCGATAACGATGGCGACATCGACGTGGTGTTTGGCATTGAGCGCGCCGGTAGCGGCATTGCACTCAACAACGGCGATGCTACGTTTAGTCTCGGCGCAATGGGCATCACCAGCTTATACTTAGAAGTGTATAAAGCTGCTTTAGAAGACGTTGATAAGGATGGCGACCTAGATCTGCTGCACGCCAGCGCCGGCCCAGTAGAGATTTTGCGGAACGATGGCGCGGGCAATTTCAGCCCCAGCTCCATCGTCGACGGCGGCAATGCCTTCATCATAGCGCTGGCAACCGGTGACGTAGATGGCGACGGCGACCTGGATCTGCTGATCGAGAGCAGTACCGTTCGGGGCGTCTACATTCGTCTCAATAACGGCGACGGCACCTTTGGTGGCAGCGGCACTGTTTCGTTTGCGGTTCCCACGTCTTCACTTGAGCTTGCGGATATCGACAGTGACGGCGACCTAGATTTGCTCGGATCTACCACTACAGGTGTGAGCGTCTACCTGAACCAGAACACCGCCGCTCTGGCGGTTACGGCCCTCTCCCCAACCCGCAACGCCGTGGCCGCGCCGCGCCCGACGAATGTAGCCGTCACTTTCAACCAAGCCCTGAGCACTGGCGCTGCCACGCAAGGCGCTTTGAAGGTGTTTAGCCAACAAGCGGGCGGTAAGAAAACCGGCACCACCACGGTGAGCGGCAACACGCTCAGCTTCGATCCGAGCACGGACTTCAAGCCCGGCGAGACAGTGTCTGCCACCCTCACTACGGCTGCGCAAAGCAGCAGCGGCGCTAGCTTAGCCAAGCCGCAAGTGTTCCAGTTTACCGCCGCCGCCAGCGCCAGCAGCGGTGCCTTCGGCAGTGGCTCCGACCCACTGGTTGGCGAAAACCCGTACGGCGTGGCTAGTGGAGACGTGGATGGCGACGGCGACCTCGACCTGCTCACGGCCAACATCAGCAGCAGCACCGTGAGCGTGCGCCTCAACAATGGTTTGGGCAGCTTTAGCGGCACCCAGGAAGTCAGCACCGGGCGCGGCCCCACGCAAGTCGTGCTCAGCGACGTAGACGGCGACGGCGACCTGGACTTCGTGACCGCCAACAGCCGCTCCATCTTCCCCAGCACCGTGAGCGTGCGCCTCAACAATGGCTCGGGCACTTTCTCCGGCGGCCAAGACGTCCCCGTGGGGTACACGCCCCACGCCGTAGCTCTGGGCGACATTGATGGCGACGGCGACCTCGACCTGCTCGCCCCTAACTACACGGCCGGCAACAGCACGACGAGCAGCACCGTGAGCGTGCGCCTGAATGATGGCCTAGGGTCCTTCTCCGGCACCCAGGAAGTGAGTATCGGCACGCGCCCCTTGAGCATCGCCCTAGGTGATGTGGACAATGACGGCGACCTGGACTTTGTGACGGCTAACTCCAACACGCTCACGGCTAGTGTGCGCTTAAATGATGGCACCGGTTCCTTCTCCGGCAGCACCGAGGTGCCTGTAGAGTTCAACCCCGAATCCATCGTCTTGGGCGACATCGATCAGGACGGCGACCTAGATCTGGTGGTAGCCAACCAGGCCCTCAACACGGTGAACGTGCGCCTGAACAATGGCCTAGGCAGTTTCTCGGGTACTCAGCAGCTCGCCGTCGGCGCTACGCCGCACGGGGTGGTGCTCAGCGACGTAGATGGCGACGGCGACCTGGACCTAGCTACCGCTAACACCGGCAGCAACACCGTGAGCGTGCGCCTGAACACTGGCACGGGCACCTTCAGCGGCTCGCAGGAAGTGAGCGTTGGGGCGGGCACCTTCAGCCTAGCCTTGGCCGATGTGGACGGGAACGGCACCCTCGACCTACTCACGGCTAATAGCGCCGGCAACACCGCCAGCGTACGGCTGAATGCCGCCGCGACGGCTCAGGTGAAAGCCCTGGCTACCGCCTCCGCCCATCTGGCCGAACAAGTAAGCCTCTATCCCAACCCAGCCCATGAGTCGGTGCACTTGAGCCTGCCCGCGGAGCTGACGCAGTACCCTATCCAAGTCAGTGTGCTCAACAACCTAGGTCAGGTGGTGCTCACGCAGAAGCTAGCACCTAGGTCACCGAGGGAAGTACAACTGGCGAACTTACCAACTGGTATGTACAGTGTACAGCTAGTTACCAACGAAGGACTTATCACTAAGCGCCTTCTGATTGAATAGCTGAGCTGCTCTTGCTTTCCTGCTTCTACTTCTAATCAGAGCCAACCCTTCGGGGTTGGCTCTGATATTTATGTCACTTTCGAAAATCAGCATAACCACTGAATGTGTGCTTTTAGCAGAGCTAGGGCAAGGCAATAATGTAACGCTTTTTAGTAGTTAGCTTATATAATGTTTGTGGTATTAAACAAAGATTTACTGTTTACAATCAGATCCATTGTAAGTTTACTGTCTACCTGCTTTTCCGCGTATGAATCGGCGGTTTGGTATTGCTCATGCCCTCTGCTTCCCCTCTCGTATGACGCTATTCTCTACTATTGCTGCTCGCTTGTCACTCCCACAAGTGGAAATTAGCCTTCTGCATAAGCTAGGCACAGGTGCTTTGCTATTGCTAGCTGGTGGTGCTCATGCTCAAGCGCTTACTATAACCAGCCTTTCGCCGGCGCGCAACGCACGTTCGGCGGCGCGCACCACGAATGTAGCGGCTAGCTTCAGCCAAGCGCTTACTACGGGCAGTTCTACTCAGCAAACCTTGAAAGTCTTCAGCCAGCAGGCTGATGGCAAGAAAACGGGCACGGCTAGCATCAGCGGCAACACACTCACCTTCGATCCTACTACCGATTTCAACCCGGGTGAAACGGTGCTGGCGACCCTCATGGCCAATGCCCAAAGCACTAGCGGCACGACAGCGACGCCCCACGTTTTTCAGTTCACCACCGCCACGACGCCAGCACCAGGCACCTTCAACGGCGGCTCGGAAGTGCGGCTGCCTACTCTCAACCATTCGCGGCTAGCCGTGGGCGACGTCGATGGCGACGGCGACCTCGACTTTGTGACCACGAACACCAGCAACAGCAGCGTGAGCGTGCGCCTGAACAACGGCGCGGCCTCCTTCAGCGGTACCCAAGATGTGGCCGTGGGCAGTTCACCCCTAGCTATTGTTTTGGGCGACGTAGACGGCGACGGCGACCTGGACCTGCTCACCACCAGCCTCTCGGCTAATACCGTGAGCGTGCGTCTTAATAACGGCGCGGGTACGTTCGGTGGAGGCCAGGAGATAGGCATCGGGACCGTACCGCAAGCGCTGACGCTAGGTGACCTCGACGGCGACGGCGACCTTGACCTAGCTGTTGCGGCCACGGGGGACAATGTCGTTTCTATCCGGCTGAACAATGGCACGGGCACCTTCAGCGGTAGCACCGAGGTTGCGGTTGGCAATCAGCCTTCTAGCCTAGCGCTGGCCGACCTGGACACCGATGGTGACCTCGACTTACTTGCCCTCAACTACGACGACAACTCCACCGTGAGTGTGCGGTTGAATACAGGCACCGGTTCCTTCAACGGCACGCAGGAGGTCGCCGTGGGCCCAACCGCACGGGACTTAGCCGTGGGCGACGTGGATGGCGACGGCGACCTAGATCTGCTCGCCATCAACAGTACACCCAACAGTACCGTGAGTGTGCGCTTGAACAACGGCGCTGGCACGTTTGGCGGCACGCAGTCGGTGGCCGTCGGGTCTAATGCGGAAACTGTTGTGCTCGGCGACGTGGACGGCGACGGCGACCTAGATCTGCTGGCTACGCATCAAGCATTCGCCGATGCGACGGGTTTCCAGGGCAGCAACGGCGTGAGCGTACGGTTGAACAATGGCAGCGGCGCCTTCAGCGGCACCCAAGATGTCCCCCTGATTCAACCCATTGGCTACTTCAACAGCCCCTTAGACCTAGTGCTCGGCGATGTAGACGGCGACGGCGACCTCGACTTGCTCACCTCCAACAGCAACAATGCCGTGAGTGTGCGCCTCAACCAGAACCCCTTACCAGCTTTTGTGAGCACCACGCTACTGCCTGTACGCAATACCTTGGCAGCAGCCCGCACCACCCCAGTACAGCTCAAGCTTAACCGCGCTTTGAGTACTGATTTGCCTACGCAAAGTGCGCTGAAGGTCTTCAGTGCGCAGTCGGGTGGGCAGAAAGCCGGTGCAACCGTTGTGAACGGCAACACGCTCACCTTCACCCCTTCGGTGGCCTTCAAGCCCGGCGAGACGGTTGTTGCGAGCCTCACAGGACTGGCGCTCGACCCAGCAGGCAACGCCATTAAGCCAGAAGTCTTTCAATTTACCACAGCCGTAGCGCGCAGCAGTGGGCAGTTCAGCAGCACCCCTGATGTTGCTGTGGGTGCGGCGCCGGCCGGCATCACGCTCGGCGACGTAAACGGCGACGGCCGCCTCGATTTGCTCAGCGCCAACAACGTCAGTAACACCATTAGTGTGCGCCTCAATACGGGTCCGGGCACGTTCACGAGCAGCCAGGAAGTAGCTGTTGGTCCCGGTAACTTACCGGAGCAAGTGGCCCTGGGCGACCTCGACAGCGACGGCGACCTCGACATGGTAATTGCCACGGCCGGCTCGCCCAATATCAATGGCACCGTGAGCGTACGATTTAACAATGGACAAGGCGTTTTCAGTGGCACGGCGGCCTACTTTGTAAGCTATGCGCCGCGCCGGATTGTGCTCGGCGATATTGATGGCGACGGTGACCTAGATTTTGCCACCGCCAACGGCACCGTGGGCACGGTAAACGTGAAGCTCAACGACGGCAAAGGCGTTTTCATCGACTCGCAGCGCCTGAGCTTCAACTCGTCTACGGCTGACCTAGCCTTCGGCGACATCGACAGCGACGGCGACCTAGATATGCTCGTCACGACGCCCATTGCACAGGCAGTAAGCATCTTACGCAATGATGGCTTTGGTATGTTTAGCGCCAGTGGCACGGTTGCAGTTCAGAACCCCGGCAGTGTCGTACTAGGTGACGTGAACGGTGATGGTGCGCTAGATTTGCTCACGGGTACGACCACCGCCGTGCGCGTGCACCTAAACAATGGCAGCGGCATGTTCACCAGCAGCCAGGATGTTAATGCGGGCGGGGCCTTCTACTCCATTGCCGCAGGCGACGTGGACGGCGATGGTGACCTCGACTTGGTGGCCTCCAATTACGACTCCAATGTCATCAGCCTTCGCCTCAACAACGGAACTGGCACCTTCACGGGTACCACAACCATCGCAGTTGGAAGCTCGCCCTATGGCGTCGCCCTCGGCGACTTAGATGGCGATGGTACCCTCGACCTAGCTACGGCCAACCGCAACAGTAACTCGGCGAGCGTGCGCCTCAATAGCCAAGTGCTAGCAACGGTGCCTGCCCAATTGGCCGAGCAAGTTGCCCTTTATCCAAATCCAGCCCGCGAGGCAGTGCAGCTGCGTTTACCCGCCGAACTGACCCGCCACAGCGTACAGGTGCGTGTGCTCAACACCCTAGGTCAAGTGGTATTAGAGCGGAACCTAGCTGGGCAAGCCACGCAAGAGGTGCTATTGCCTCAGCTAGTCACTGGCGTCTACAATGTGCAGCTTGGCACCAACCAAGGGGTCGTAAATAAGCGTCTGCTAATCAAGTAACTCTTTGTCTTACAGCTACTCTTTTACAAAGCCGGTCCCGCAGGACCGGCTTTTTGCGTTCGTGCTGTTGATTCTGTTCTCACGTTCGAGAACTTCCTTTGGCATGACATCCAAATGCTCTTTGTTAAGTAAATATGACTTTAGTAACAATATTTATCCTTTATCCGGTTTATACGTACTTTACTGTCGAACAACCGCTTGTGCGCTTGTAAGTCCTGTTCTGTCACACAACCATCTCCTTACCTATTTCAATCTCTACATGCCTTTATTTCCTATAATTTATCCCAGCCCGGGCCTAGCTCGACTTGGCGGTACGCTCTCGTGCGCGCTGCTGCTGGCTATGACTGCTGCTCATGCCCAAGGCCCAACGGTAACAGGCCTAGCTCCTGTACGCAACGCCCGCTCGGCCCCGCGCGCAACGAACGTGGCCGCCACCTTCAGCCAAGCCTTGAACAATAGCGCTAGCACCCAACAGGCGCTGAAGGTGTTCAGCCAGCAAGCCGGCGGTAAGAAAGCGGGTACGGCTACGGTAAGCGGCAACACTCTCACGTTTGACCCTAGCTCCGACTTTAAGGCTGGTGAAACGGTGTATGCCACCGTTACGTCAGCCGCTCAAAGCAGCACGGGCACCGTCGCCACGCCCCACGTTTTTCAGTTCACTACAGCCGTCAGCCCGAGTTCGGGTACCTTCAGCGGCGGTTCGGAAGTGACCGTAGGAAATGGTAACATTATAGTTAATGCCCTTCAAAAAGTAGGCGACATAGATGGGGATGGCGACCTAGATCTACTCGCTATCAATAGTGGAACTAACCTAGTAAGTGTGCGCCTGAACAATGGCGCTGGCATCTTCAGCGGCACGCAGGAAGTAGTTGTTAGCCCTAGCTCCTACAACCTGGAACTTGGGGACTTAGACGCCGACGGAGATTTAGACCTCGTATCTACTGGTTGGAATGCTTCTACCAATGTCTCCCTCATTAGCATACGCCTTAATAACGCAGGCACCTTTTCTGCGGGGCAAGAATTTGACATTTCCCCTTACGTACGGGAGGTAACGCTAGGAGACATAGACAACGACGGCGACCTCGACCTGGCAATCTCCAACAGCTCTGGTAGCGCTAGCGTTATTACAAGACTAAACAACGGCAACGCTACGTTCAGCGCTGGCTCATCAATAGCGCTAGGTTTTGCTCCTTATAGATCATTGCTCGCCGATGTGGACAACGATGGAGATTTGGACTTACTGGCTGCTAATTACCAAGACGACCAAATAGCCATTCGGAAGAATAACGGCCAAGGCAGCTTTTCGGGTACGCAGGTACTAGTAGCCGGCGGCACCCCTGGCAATACCGTCGTGGGCGACATTGATGGCGACGGAGACCTCGACCTGCTCACCACGGGTGCTGGGTGGGACCCTGGCGTACACATAGGTGTGAACGATGGCACCGGTACCTTCACGCGCGCACCAAATGTTGTACTGGGCAATACACCCGCTAACCTCGCTTTGCACGACGTGGATGGCGACGGCGACCTCGACTTAATCGCTTCAATTTATAACACCCAGGCGTTGTTTATTCGCCTGAACAATGGCTCAGGTACA
This Hymenobacter sp. GOD-10R DNA region includes the following protein-coding sequences:
- a CDS encoding FG-GAP-like repeat-containing protein, whose translation is MLLSSIPLPHLAARRLTARFPHLLGAGLMLLLGQAEMVHAQAPTITSLAPARNAFAASRTTTVTASFDQPLSNTSATQQALQVLSQTSGRRKVGTTTVSGNTLTFDPITDFLAGEKVVATVTSAVQSSSGQALAKPQTYQFTTATAPSSGTFRKGAELPEVSGATQTADVDGDGDLDLLTLTGSAVQVSLNNGSATFSSGQLVSLAVSTGTPTQFAIGDLDGDGDADFAVVNSGAFSTIAVFLNNGSGAFTAGQVLGNTAGGLANNLNTIALADLNADGDLDIVTANSPAGRIGSVHLFLNAGNATFTRDAAVGSGVNNSFALGDIDNDGDVDIITSNFAFFTNSPLVQVFLNDGAGVFSYGQQITGASGAGLLDFDGDGDLDLQTSYEGKNVLLNEGGTFNKTAGITAPTVVAAGDVDGDGDQDLLSSQSGNDSLLVLLNNGQGQYAQSPTAGKLPRYSALADLDQDGDLDVYTFAGPVSVWLNQPLPSSLVVTALSPPRNAVAAPRPSNVAVTFDQPLSNNAATLGALKIFSQQAGGKKAGIATVIGNTLTFDPSTDFKPGEKVFATITAAAQSSSGASLAKPQVFRFTTATSPSAGTFGSSGDIPLGSTDFRLTVIDIDNDGDLDLLKPGSSDGIGGLSVRRNNGDGTFSAPQQIPISDAFATIVFGDLDSDGDLDFVAGSTPYLNNGAGTFSAGSDFGAPSFADPSLYDMDGDGDLDLLSTGGNGIFVRLNDGTGTFNSTTTFNTTVRRITGYTAGDIDNDGDIDVVFGIERAGSGIALNNGDATFSLGAMGITSLYLEVYKAALEDVDKDGDLDLLHASAGPVEILRNDGAGNFSPSSIVDGGNAFIIALATGDVDGDGDLDLLIESSTVRGVYIRLNNGDGTFGGSGTVSFAVPTSSLELADIDSDGDLDLLGSTTTGVSVYLNQNTAALAVTALSPTRNAVAAPRPTNVAVTFNQALSTGAATQGALKVFSQQAGGKKTGTTTVSGNTLSFDPSTDFKPGETVSATLTTAAQSSSGASLAKPQVFQFTAAASASSGAFGSGSDPLVGENPYGVASGDVDGDGDLDLLTANISSSTVSVRLNNGLGSFSGTQEVSTGRGPTQVVLSDVDGDGDLDFVTANSRSIFPSTVSVRLNNGSGTFSGGQDVPVGYTPHAVALGDIDGDGDLDLLAPNYTAGNSTTSSTVSVRLNDGLGSFSGTQEVSIGTRPLSIALGDVDNDGDLDFVTANSNTLTASVRLNDGTGSFSGSTEVPVEFNPESIVLGDIDQDGDLDLVVANQALNTVNVRLNNGLGSFSGTQQLAVGATPHGVVLSDVDGDGDLDLATANTGSNTVSVRLNTGTGTFSGSQEVSVGAGTFSLALADVDGNGTLDLLTANSAGNTASVRLNAAATAQVKALATASAHLAEQVSLYPNPAHESVHLSLPAELTQYPIQVSVLNNLGQVVLTQKLAPRSPREVQLANLPTGMYSVQLVTNEGLITKRLLIE
- a CDS encoding FG-GAP-like repeat-containing protein, yielding MTLFSTIAARLSLPQVEISLLHKLGTGALLLLAGGAHAQALTITSLSPARNARSAARTTNVAASFSQALTTGSSTQQTLKVFSQQADGKKTGTASISGNTLTFDPTTDFNPGETVLATLMANAQSTSGTTATPHVFQFTTATTPAPGTFNGGSEVRLPTLNHSRLAVGDVDGDGDLDFVTTNTSNSSVSVRLNNGAASFSGTQDVAVGSSPLAIVLGDVDGDGDLDLLTTSLSANTVSVRLNNGAGTFGGGQEIGIGTVPQALTLGDLDGDGDLDLAVAATGDNVVSIRLNNGTGTFSGSTEVAVGNQPSSLALADLDTDGDLDLLALNYDDNSTVSVRLNTGTGSFNGTQEVAVGPTARDLAVGDVDGDGDLDLLAINSTPNSTVSVRLNNGAGTFGGTQSVAVGSNAETVVLGDVDGDGDLDLLATHQAFADATGFQGSNGVSVRLNNGSGAFSGTQDVPLIQPIGYFNSPLDLVLGDVDGDGDLDLLTSNSNNAVSVRLNQNPLPAFVSTTLLPVRNTLAAARTTPVQLKLNRALSTDLPTQSALKVFSAQSGGQKAGATVVNGNTLTFTPSVAFKPGETVVASLTGLALDPAGNAIKPEVFQFTTAVARSSGQFSSTPDVAVGAAPAGITLGDVNGDGRLDLLSANNVSNTISVRLNTGPGTFTSSQEVAVGPGNLPEQVALGDLDSDGDLDMVIATAGSPNINGTVSVRFNNGQGVFSGTAAYFVSYAPRRIVLGDIDGDGDLDFATANGTVGTVNVKLNDGKGVFIDSQRLSFNSSTADLAFGDIDSDGDLDMLVTTPIAQAVSILRNDGFGMFSASGTVAVQNPGSVVLGDVNGDGALDLLTGTTTAVRVHLNNGSGMFTSSQDVNAGGAFYSIAAGDVDGDGDLDLVASNYDSNVISLRLNNGTGTFTGTTTIAVGSSPYGVALGDLDGDGTLDLATANRNSNSASVRLNSQVLATVPAQLAEQVALYPNPAREAVQLRLPAELTRHSVQVRVLNTLGQVVLERNLAGQATQEVLLPQLVTGVYNVQLGTNQGVVNKRLLIK